The window CAATTGTGCGATAAACTGTTGTTTCCACATTTCTTGTCACAGTACTTGTAATTGTTACGAATGCAGATGCAGACACTGTTTGTGTAATTGTTGTGGTTTCAGTAAAGTTTTGTGGTAGTGTCACTATATTTATTTTTTCTATTGTTTGAGTTTGAACAATTGTCTGCTCAACTGTTTTTGTTATTGTTGTTGGCAATACCACTGTTGATGTTACTGTAGCAGTTTTTTCAACAGTTCTCGTTACTATGAATATTCTCATCTCAGTTACTGTTCTATATCTTAATTGTATTGCAAGTTTTATTGAGTAGATACCCCATCCACTATTACCAGCTGGGCAAATACCTGTTGCAAAATAGAGGTTGTTCTCATCGAAAGCCACATTGCCTAGTAGAAGATATTGACTGCAATACGTCGACTCATTCACTGTGTATGTGTATACCTCATTCAAATTAGAATCCAAAGCTGTTACAACAACTTTTTGACCTGTTTGAATTACGTAGAGAACTCCCCATGCCCAAACAACTCTATCTCCATAGTATTTGCTTGAAGTAGCAACAAGATTATTGTTTTTATCAAGCTTTACAAAACCTGTAAATCTGTCTCCCATCAGACCATAGGTCAAAACATATTTATTTCCATTTCCATCAAAATCAATTGATATTGCATATCCAGTTATGCTCTTGCTCAAAACTCTTACAGGCTCTTTATAGGTGAGATCCCTGTCAACATAAGCAATTAGAGCATACATCTCGCTTTCAACACCAACAATCCATATCGCATCGCTTATCCTATCATACTTTATCTGGTAAATATAGTCACCAACTGGAGAAGGATTATAGAAAACTAATTTAACTAGCTCTAGCCTTTGATTGAATTTCGCTATGAACATTCCTCTATCAACACCCTTCACATAGAAACCACCAACATATATGTAAAGCCCATCTGTTGTAATTGATGATGCAAAACCTGTGATATTTGTTTTAAAATATTTCAACATGTTTAAATCCGGATCTAAAGAAATAATTACCACAGTTCCAAAATCAACAGCACTTGGAAATATGAGAACACCTTCAACACCAACAACATATATTGTACTATTTAAAACAAGACAATCAAACAAAACATCTTCTCTAACAGTTGGGTTATACTGCCAAACCTTAACCAACTCACCATTATCTCTAAGCCTTTTCTCAATTCTATAACCAGAATTTATTTTTGTTGCATCATAGCCAACAACATATATGTAGTTTCCAAGCAGGCAAACAGAAAATGGTTTTTCATCTAGTGGAGATGGATTGCTATAAACAAACCAATTCAAATATAAAGAGCCTTGGGAAAAGACGTTGCTAGTTGCAAAAATGATTAGAATTAGGATAGATACAGCAATAAGCAACAAACTTTTGTTGCTTATTATATGCATAGACAAAACTCCTTAGAGTAGAACTACTTCCAAAGATATATAAAGCTTTATAAAGCCACATACACAAAATAACTCTGTAAAATTAGTTACATGTAACTGGTGTTACATATGAGTGAGGAATTTAGAAAAGAGTTTGAGAGAATACTGAAGGAATTTGAGGAGGAGTTGAGGAATCTTCTAAATAGTGTTGAGAATCTTCTGAATAAGGGGGATGTGAGAGAGGCATATAGGCTTTGGAGAGAAAGGTCAAGAGAGATTATGAAGAGACTTAGAAAATCTCTTGAAGATCTTGAGGAGCTTGGTAGAGGTATTGATGAGAAAAGTCTTGGCGATGTTTTAGAGGATTTTAGAGAATCTGTTAAAAGCATTTTTGATGAGTTTTCAACACGACTTAACGAAATGTTTAAGAGGTTTAGAGGCTTTGGAACAGGTATTTTCATTTCCATTCCAGGTTTTGGTGAAAAGCCAAGAATTTTCGTAAAGTCTTTTGAGGATTTTGTTAAGTCTCTTGATAATGTTTTTAGGGAAATTGATGAAGCTATTGAGGAGGGTTTGAAGAGTGTTTCTAAGAAGATTACAGAAGTTGTTTCTGCTAGAATTGGGAGAAGCGAGCTTGAGATTATAGATAAGCTTATTGATATTGGTGTTTTTAGAAGTAGAAGTGAGGCTGTTGCATATTTTGTTAAGCGAGGTATTGAAGCAAATAAGGAGCTTATTGAGAAGGCGTTGGAAAGTGCGAAGAAGATTAAGGAGCTTCAAGAGTCTATAAAGAAAGAGTTTCAGGGTCTTGGGAAAGAGGAGGATAAAAAGGATTAAACATCATTTCCTTAACTGATTATATAAACCAGTTGCAGCCACAATAATCACAACTATAAATGACATTATGTGTGGCAAGCCCAATGCAACAAGGCTTTTATATATTAATGCAGAACCTGCTGCAACAAATAACAGCGCCAAGACATAGTTGCTTAGAATATATATCAGTATTGAAAATATTATTGCAAGCAAAACTACAAGCACGAACTCTCTATTCCCAACAACACTTCTCACAACTATAGACGCCAGGGTGTATCCAAACACTATTGATAGTGCTGCTTTGAAAAATACAAAGCCTAGTGCAAATCCAATGGCTATGGCCAGCAACATGATTATTATTGATAAAGCTATGCTGCCAAAAGCTCTATAAACATAAACATATGTTAGATAGCCTAGGACAGCTGCAAATGCTATTGAGGCTATGAACCTCGATATTTGAAGACCCCAAAAACAAAGCACGATACCAATAACAGTAGCAATTATGTATGCAGGCACATCAACTACTAAAGACTGTGGATGAGGCATTTAAACCCCTTATATTGTTGCCCTAAGTAGTTGGTTTTAAGCTTATAAGCACGCAAAACACCAACAATATTTGGCGGTGTCTGTAATTGATTTGAAAAGCCCTAAAATATCTTTTCTATCCAATGTCGTAGTGCTTATTCTAAAAATATTGGCATCTATATTAACAGGCTCGGCAGCTGTTTTGGTAGAGTTTTTGAGAAGTGTTAGCGACCTTGTTAACAGTGGCTTGGCATATATGGGAAATAGGATTGCATTAGAGAGAGAAGAGTTTTTTGACCCATTCGGAAAAACAATGTATTTATATGTTTTCGGATTTGCTGTGGCTCTTCTCGCACTTGCTTCAATAGCTGTTATAGGATTTTTGGAGAGTTTCCGTGCTTTGATGAATCAACCAAGAATTGAAAACACATCAACTGGAGTTTTCATAATGCTTACATCACTATGTATAGACACCATAGTTGCTTTTCTAGCTGCAAAAGATAGCTTTGCATTTGCTTCTGAAAAGGGCTATAAAAATCCTCTCATAAGTTACATAATAGCTGAGAACATTTATGACATTGCTGGTGAGGGCATAGCAATAGCATCTTTAGTTCTTACAAACACGTTTCCACTTGCCGATGGCATAGCATCTCTTATTCTCAACATTGTTCTCGTTTCCTATCTAATCAAAATGATTATTGAGAATCTAAATGTTTTGGTTTATAGATCAGCCCCTTCTGAGATAATTGCAAGAGC of the Ignisphaera cupida genome contains:
- a CDS encoding cation diffusion facilitator family transporter, translated to MSVIDLKSPKISFLSNVVVLILKILASILTGSAAVLVEFLRSVSDLVNSGLAYMGNRIALEREEFFDPFGKTMYLYVFGFAVALLALASIAVIGFLESFRALMNQPRIENTSTGVFIMLTSLCIDTIVAFLAAKDSFAFASEKGYKNPLISYIIAENIYDIAGEGIAIASLVLTNTFPLADGIASLILNIVLVSYLIKMIIENLNVLVYRSAPSEIIARAVKIALSNPAVRDVNSVKTFALEPNKYAIFMDVELDPGLSMEDVDQVIDDIKNSIARHVTSFTYVHVEPRKPDSDVGTHKRILRLLAKRR